In one Alnus glutinosa chromosome 12, dhAlnGlut1.1, whole genome shotgun sequence genomic region, the following are encoded:
- the LOC133851796 gene encoding uncharacterized protein LOC133851796 isoform X1 — MITTSLRPTFLQMYILFSKGFTGYWRRRGYEQLNGPARRRRARVQLGSNRRRRFWRIKTTPKVRLLIRSSSPKKLLLWLRDWYVNMMLRLGNSRMFASGAGGYGGAMYDAIGPFGRAPTKEYDEKVIVEIYKTAVMSQGLAM; from the exons ATGATCACCACCTCCCTCCGGCCTACGTTTCTGCAaatgtatatattattttccAAG GGGTTTACAGGGTACTGGAGGAGGAGAGGCTACGAGCAGCTCAATGGGCCGGCTCGGAGGCGGAGGGCACGCGTGCAGCTCGGCTCAAATCGGCGGAGGCGTTTCTGGAGGATCAAGACCACGCCCAAGGTTCGGCTCCTCATCAGATCCTCCTCGCCCAAGAAGCTCTTGCTGTGGCTTCGAGACTGGTATGTGAACATGATGCTGAGATTGGGTAACTCCCGGATGTTCGCTTCTGGAGCCGGAGGGTACGGTGGGGCCATGTACGATGCTATTGGCCCGTTCGGGAGGGCCCCAACCAAGGAGTACGATGAGAAGGTGATCGTTGAGATCTACAAGACTGCGGTGATGTCGCAGGGCCTTGCGATGTAG
- the LOC133851796 gene encoding uncharacterized protein LOC133851796 isoform X2: MEGLSANMYKGFTGYWRRRGYEQLNGPARRRRARVQLGSNRRRRFWRIKTTPKVRLLIRSSSPKKLLLWLRDWYVNMMLRLGNSRMFASGAGGYGGAMYDAIGPFGRAPTKEYDEKVIVEIYKTAVMSQGLAM; this comes from the coding sequence ATGGAAGGTTTGTCTGCGAACATGTACAAGGGGTTTACAGGGTACTGGAGGAGGAGAGGCTACGAGCAGCTCAATGGGCCGGCTCGGAGGCGGAGGGCACGCGTGCAGCTCGGCTCAAATCGGCGGAGGCGTTTCTGGAGGATCAAGACCACGCCCAAGGTTCGGCTCCTCATCAGATCCTCCTCGCCCAAGAAGCTCTTGCTGTGGCTTCGAGACTGGTATGTGAACATGATGCTGAGATTGGGTAACTCCCGGATGTTCGCTTCTGGAGCCGGAGGGTACGGTGGGGCCATGTACGATGCTATTGGCCCGTTCGGGAGGGCCCCAACCAAGGAGTACGATGAGAAGGTGATCGTTGAGATCTACAAGACTGCGGTGATGTCGCAGGGCCTTGCGATGTAG